One segment of Pempheris klunzingeri isolate RE-2024b chromosome 20, fPemKlu1.hap1, whole genome shotgun sequence DNA contains the following:
- the LOC139220343 gene encoding glycylpeptide N-tetradecanoyltransferase 2-like, protein MTDSNLSDKQAQDERGSPKRSKKKQKKEDAWRPEGPRDPFAMLDSLPEKKQQEIQRALHLFSLGPGLPKTLQQANKHTYHFWDTQPVPRLGDSIVTHGPVVEGEPSVRTEPYSLPQGFSWDTLDLSNPAVLREICTLLNENYMEEDDNTIRFDFTVEYLQWALQPPNWQAQWHCGVRVDTNKKLVGLIAAVPAEVRIYETEKRMVQVKFLCVHKKLRLKRMTPVLIRELTRRVNQQGLYQAVYTAGLVLPTPLSSCRYWFRPLNTRKLTEVSYPGLRQGMTLQRALKFNRLPEVTKTPALRLMTKEDVEGIRSLLQENISKFHLSPVLSVQEVEHWLLPRENVIDTYVVEGKDGTLTDMVSFYSVSFKVLNHPVHTDLRAAHLLYAASTATDPVDLIEDTMILAKSKGFDLFSALDVMDNKSFLEKLKFSVSDKSLHYYLFNWKCPNMSPDKVGLVLPN, encoded by the exons ATGACTGATTCAAACTTGTC tGATAAGCAGGCACAGGATGAGCGTGGCAGTCCAAAAAggagcaaaaagaaacaaaagaaggaaGATGCCTGGAGACCAGAGGGACCCAGGGATCCATTTGCTATG CTGGACTCTCTGccagagaaaaagcagcaggagaTCCAAAGAGCCCTCCACCTCTTCTCCTTGGGCCCAGGTCTGCCCAAGACCCTGCAGCAGgccaataaacacacatatcaTTTCTGGGACACACAGCCTGTCCCCAGACTGG GGGACAGTATTGTGACTCATGGCCCAGTCGTAGAAGGTGAACCCAGTGTCCGTACGGAGCCCTACTCTCTTCCTCAAGGTTTCTCCTGGGACACTTTGGACCTGAGCAACCCTGCAGTG CTGAGAGAGATATGTACTCTACTAAATGAGAACTACATGGAAGAAGATGACAACACGATCAGATTTGACTTCACTGTGGAGTATCTGCAATg GGCTTTGCAACCTCCTAACTGGCAGGCCCAGTGGCACTGTGGCGTGCGAGTAGACACCAATAAGAAGTTAGTTGGCTTAATTGCTGCTGTTCCTGCAGAGGTCCGCATATATGAGAC GGAGAAGCGGATGGTGCAGGTCAAATTCCTGTGTGTTCATAAGAAGCTACGCCTCAAGCGGATGACTCCAGTTCTGATCCGAGAGCTCACCAGACGGGTCAACCAGCAGGGCCTCTACCAGGCCGTCTACACAGCTGGCCTAGTGCTGCCCACACCACTAAGCTCCTGCAG ATACTGGTTTCGCCCTCTGAATACCCGAAAACTGACGGAGGTGAGCTACCCGGGTCTGAGACAGGGCATGACCCTGCAGAGAGCTCTCAAATTCAACCGTCTGCCAGAG gtgACGAAGACACCAGCTCTGCGCCTCATGACCAAAGAAGATGTTGAGGGGATACGCTCACTACTCCAGGAAAACATCTCCAAGTTTCACCTCAGCCCCGTCTTGTCTGTGCAGGAAGTGGAGCACTGGCTTTTGCCGAGGGAGAACGTGATTGACACCTATGTTGTGGAG GGTAAAGATGGCACTCTGACCGACATGGTGAGTTTCTACAGCGTCTCCTTCAAGGTGCTGAACCACCCAGTCCACACTGACCTGAGAGCGGCTCACCTCCTTTACGCTGCCTCTACTGCCACAGACCCGGTCGACCTCATAGAGGACACCATGATCTTGGCTAAATCT AAAGGTTTTGACCTCTTCTCTGCCCTCGATGTGATGGACAACAAGAGTTTCCTGGAGAAGCTCAAGTTCAGCGTCAGTGACAAGAGCCTTCATTACTACCTGTTCAACTGGAAGTGTCCTAATATGAGCCCAGACAAG GTGGGCTTGGTGTTACCCAACTAA